In Methanobacterium sp., a genomic segment contains:
- a CDS encoding methanogen output domain 1-containing protein, with protein MTKSYILVVEDEAIVAMGIKQKLEDLGHQVVDIVFTGEDAVQTALEKEPDLILMDIVLKGNMDGIEAAAKIRNQLDIPIIYLTAYSDEEVLERARMTEPYGYIIKPFKKSELNANIEMALYKHAEDQKKSETLKKQVLADFYDFILNSMPTTADQSEAEIRNTLLKIFASRLEENMRPRFERELGDIVEEQDLTDLESIYNAYLDWVAKLFADFGVQTKIEAKGHVHLFKFLNCPWIEDAKKKPVFCLNCQAIMQQTFDWTGMDGKVDKKATIADGSNTCIFRFNVPFMKKEEKKKEIM; from the coding sequence ATGACCAAATCCTACATACTGGTGGTTGAAGACGAAGCAATAGTGGCCATGGGCATTAAACAAAAATTGGAAGACTTGGGTCATCAAGTAGTGGATATCGTTTTCACAGGGGAGGATGCTGTTCAAACAGCCCTGGAAAAAGAACCAGACCTAATTTTAATGGACATTGTTCTTAAGGGGAACATGGACGGCATAGAAGCTGCTGCTAAAATTCGTAATCAGCTGGATATCCCGATAATCTACTTGACTGCCTATTCAGATGAAGAAGTCCTGGAAAGGGCCCGTATGACCGAGCCATACGGATATATAATCAAACCCTTCAAAAAGAGTGAATTAAATGCCAACATAGAAATGGCTCTTTATAAACATGCCGAGGATCAGAAAAAAAGTGAAACTCTTAAAAAGCAGGTTTTAGCAGATTTCTATGATTTCATACTCAACTCCATGCCCACCACTGCTGATCAATCTGAGGCCGAGATCAGGAACACTCTACTTAAAATATTTGCATCACGCCTGGAAGAGAATATGAGACCTCGTTTTGAGCGTGAACTCGGAGATATTGTTGAAGAACAGGATTTAACTGATCTGGAAAGTATATACAATGCTTACCTTGATTGGGTTGCCAAACTCTTTGCAGATTTTGGTGTTCAAACCAAAATCGAAGCTAAAGGCCATGTACATCTTTTTAAATTCCTCAACTGCCCATGGATTGAAGATGCGAAGAAAAAACCAGTGTTCTGCCTTAATTGTCAGGCCATAATGCAGCAAACCTTTGATTGGACTGGAATGGATGGAAAGGTGGATAAAAAGGCCACTATTGCTGATGGTTCAAACACATGCATCTTCAGATTCAATGTTCCATTCATGAAAAAAGAAGAAAAGAAGAAAGAGATCATGTAA
- a CDS encoding ATP-binding protein yields MVANPALITFLYAIEPVYNVLNMSLNEDYFRLLMLIIVVVLVAILAERIEKIRKLNELNQKLKVQTDKLEDANQELEAFAYSVSHDLRVPLRAIDGFSRILVEDYEDKLDEEGIRLLNIVRDNTAKMGHLIDDILLLSRASRQEMKLNELDMAALAKSVYSEFQTDVEGRNIEFSVGNLPHAYGDRAMLGQVFQNLIGNAIKFTRNRDPAIIEVGGEVKGKEITYYVKDNGAGFDMKYINKLFGLFQRLHSPEEFEGTGVGLSIVQRVVRRHGGRVWGEGSVDGGATIYFTLPKDKPK; encoded by the coding sequence ATGGTCGCCAACCCTGCGTTAATTACTTTTTTATACGCCATAGAACCCGTGTACAACGTTTTAAACATGTCCCTTAATGAAGATTACTTCCGTTTGTTAATGCTTATTATTGTAGTGGTTCTGGTGGCTATTCTTGCCGAAAGGATTGAAAAAATAAGAAAACTCAATGAACTAAACCAGAAGTTAAAGGTTCAAACTGATAAACTGGAAGATGCCAACCAAGAATTGGAAGCATTCGCATATTCAGTATCACATGATTTGAGAGTTCCCTTAAGGGCCATCGATGGTTTTTCACGGATACTGGTGGAAGATTATGAGGATAAGCTGGATGAAGAGGGAATAAGACTACTGAACATTGTGAGGGATAACACTGCCAAAATGGGGCACCTCATTGACGACATCCTCCTCCTATCCCGGGCAAGCCGTCAGGAGATGAAACTCAACGAACTGGACATGGCAGCCCTGGCAAAAAGTGTTTACAGTGAATTCCAGACAGATGTAGAAGGACGGAACATTGAGTTCTCTGTAGGTAATCTTCCACATGCCTATGGGGACAGGGCCATGCTGGGACAGGTATTCCAGAACCTCATTGGTAATGCCATTAAATTCACACGCAACCGGGACCCTGCCATAATTGAAGTAGGTGGCGAAGTTAAGGGTAAAGAAATCACCTACTACGTTAAGGACAACGGAGCCGGTTTTGATATGAAATACATTAACAAACTCTTCGGACTTTTCCAGAGACTACACAGTCCTGAAGAATTTGAAGGAACTGGTGTTGGTCTTTCAATTGTCCAAAGGGTTGTAAGACGGCACGGTGGACGTGTTTGGGGTGAAGGATCCGTTGATGGTGGTGCAACCATCTATTTCACCCTACCCAAAGATAAGCCGAAGTAA
- the uvrA gene encoding excinuclease ABC subunit UvrA: protein MMNNKKEIILIKGAREHNLKNIDLEIPRDKFVVITGLSGSGKSSLAFDTIYAEGQRRYVESLSAYARQFLGQMKKPEVDYIEGLSPAISIDQKTTRMNPRSTVGTVTEIYDYLRLLFARIGIPHCHQCGQAISQQTAGQIVDSILQGKEGSKIQILAPLVRDRKGEHQKVFEDLRRKGFVRVRVDGEIQSMDNEFQLEKNFKHSIEVVVDRLVIRYDRDFESRLADSVETALELGEGLLIVAYSEGEPHKEKIYSEHFACTDCGINFEEISPRMFSFNSPHGACPECNGLGSKLEIDADLVVPDPTLSLNDGAILPWSKSKHRDNYYGQMLKAVADHYGFSMDTPFQDLPQKYQEIILYGSPDKIEFEFQRKNRLHRVHRYFEGVVKRMERIFMETKSNYMRSYMGHFMSDRKCPACNGTRLRPESRSVTVGSNSITQVVEMPIKTSYQFFESLELSDREQFIGQEVLKEIKERLKFLKDVGLDYITLARSSGSLSGGEAQRIRLATQIGSGLVGVLYILDEPSIGLHQRDNHRLIETLKKLRDIGNTLIVVEHDEDTILHADYVVDIGPGAGEHGGWITATGTPQDIMENPDSITGHYLSRQETIPLPSERTTPNGNYLTVNGAREHNLQNINVEFPMGVFTCITGVSGSGKSTLINDVLYKGLYGTLNHKHMNPGKHDSITGTEHVNKVIIIDQSPIGRTPRSNPATYTGVFTYIREIFAQTPTSKKRGYKPGRFSFNVKGGRCEACTGDGIIKIEMHFLADVYVPCEVCKGKRYNKETLEVRYKGKNISEVLDMTVEEALEFFENIPRIKKKLQTLDDVGLSYIKLGQPATTLSGGEAQRVKLAKELSRQSTGRTLYILDEPTTGLHFADIRKLLEVLGRLRDGGNTVIVIEHNLDVIKTADHIIDLGPEGGDGGGMVVAQGTPEEIAASGSYTGEFLKEVLTDGEDLTNEKEPLSHDIKPGKEIGESGTDNRAK, encoded by the coding sequence CTGATGAATAATAAGAAAGAAATTATTTTAATTAAAGGAGCCCGGGAGCACAATCTTAAAAACATTGACTTGGAGATTCCTAGAGATAAGTTCGTGGTGATCACTGGGTTAAGTGGTTCTGGTAAGTCTTCCCTGGCCTTTGACACTATTTACGCCGAGGGCCAGAGACGCTACGTGGAATCCCTCTCTGCCTATGCTCGACAATTTCTGGGTCAAATGAAAAAACCAGAAGTAGATTACATTGAGGGACTGTCCCCTGCCATATCCATTGACCAGAAAACCACCCGTATGAACCCCCGTTCAACTGTAGGAACCGTGACAGAGATATACGACTACTTGAGACTTTTATTTGCACGTATCGGAATACCCCACTGTCACCAGTGCGGTCAGGCCATAAGCCAGCAGACTGCAGGCCAGATAGTAGATAGTATACTACAGGGAAAGGAAGGGAGTAAAATACAGATACTGGCACCCCTGGTGAGGGACCGCAAGGGAGAACACCAAAAGGTGTTTGAGGACTTGAGGCGTAAGGGATTCGTAAGGGTGAGGGTTGATGGTGAAATCCAGAGCATGGATAATGAATTCCAGCTGGAGAAAAACTTCAAACACAGTATAGAAGTTGTGGTGGATCGCCTCGTCATCCGTTATGACCGTGATTTTGAAAGTCGACTGGCAGATTCTGTAGAAACCGCCCTGGAACTGGGTGAAGGCCTCCTGATTGTCGCTTACAGTGAAGGGGAACCCCATAAAGAGAAAATTTATAGCGAACACTTCGCCTGTACTGACTGCGGGATCAACTTCGAGGAGATCAGCCCCCGGATGTTCTCCTTCAACAGTCCCCATGGAGCCTGTCCCGAGTGTAATGGACTGGGAAGTAAACTGGAAATCGATGCAGATCTAGTGGTGCCTGACCCCACACTATCCTTAAATGATGGAGCTATCCTGCCATGGAGTAAATCTAAACACCGTGATAACTATTACGGACAGATGTTAAAGGCAGTGGCTGATCACTATGGTTTCAGCATGGATACTCCATTCCAGGACCTGCCCCAGAAATATCAGGAAATCATCCTATATGGTTCACCAGATAAGATCGAATTCGAGTTCCAGAGGAAGAACCGCCTCCACCGTGTTCACCGCTACTTTGAGGGCGTGGTAAAGCGGATGGAACGTATATTCATGGAAACCAAGTCCAATTACATGCGAAGTTACATGGGTCACTTCATGAGTGACCGTAAATGTCCAGCTTGTAACGGAACCCGTCTGCGACCGGAAAGTCGTAGCGTCACTGTGGGAAGTAACTCCATCACACAAGTAGTGGAAATGCCCATTAAAACTTCATACCAGTTCTTTGAATCATTGGAGTTATCTGATAGGGAGCAGTTCATTGGCCAGGAAGTCTTGAAGGAGATAAAAGAACGTTTAAAGTTCCTGAAAGATGTGGGTTTGGATTATATCACCCTAGCCAGATCTTCAGGTAGTTTATCCGGCGGAGAAGCCCAGAGAATACGTCTGGCCACTCAGATCGGCTCGGGACTGGTGGGTGTTTTGTACATTTTGGATGAACCCAGTATCGGCCTGCACCAGCGTGATAACCACAGACTCATTGAAACCCTTAAAAAGCTGAGAGATATTGGAAACACCCTCATTGTGGTTGAACACGATGAAGACACCATACTCCACGCTGATTATGTGGTGGATATTGGTCCCGGTGCAGGGGAACACGGTGGCTGGATCACTGCCACTGGAACTCCCCAGGACATAATGGAAAACCCAGACTCAATAACCGGCCATTATCTCTCCCGACAGGAAACCATACCCCTCCCTTCAGAACGTACCACCCCCAATGGTAATTATTTAACAGTTAATGGTGCCAGGGAGCATAACCTTCAGAATATCAATGTTGAATTTCCCATGGGAGTCTTTACCTGCATTACTGGAGTTTCAGGGTCAGGTAAAAGCACACTCATCAACGATGTATTATACAAAGGACTTTATGGGACTTTAAACCATAAACACATGAATCCCGGTAAGCATGATTCCATCACCGGCACAGAACATGTGAACAAAGTAATTATCATTGATCAGTCCCCTATTGGCCGTACACCACGCTCCAATCCGGCCACCTACACAGGGGTGTTCACCTACATCCGGGAAATATTCGCCCAAACACCCACCTCCAAGAAACGAGGATACAAACCCGGAAGGTTCAGTTTCAATGTTAAAGGCGGAAGATGTGAGGCCTGTACCGGTGATGGTATTATAAAAATCGAGATGCACTTTCTAGCCGATGTCTATGTGCCCTGTGAGGTCTGTAAAGGTAAACGGTACAATAAGGAAACCCTGGAAGTTCGTTACAAGGGCAAAAACATCTCAGAAGTTTTGGACATGACTGTTGAGGAAGCACTGGAGTTCTTTGAGAATATTCCCCGTATCAAGAAGAAACTGCAGACCCTGGATGATGTGGGGTTAAGTTACATTAAACTGGGACAACCTGCCACCACCTTATCTGGAGGAGAGGCCCAGAGGGTGAAACTGGCCAAAGAGTTGAGCCGTCAGAGTACCGGTCGCACCCTGTACATACTGGATGAACCCACCACTGGCCTGCACTTTGCAGACATCCGGAAGTTGTTGGAAGTGTTGGGAAGGCTGCGTGATGGTGGAAACACGGTAATAGTCATTGAACATAACCTGGACGTTATAAAAACCGCGGACCACATCATTGATCTGGGACCTGAAGGTGGAGATGGTGGGGGAATGGTGGTTGCCCAGGGAACACCAGAAGAAATCGCTGCCAGTGGTTCTTACACTGGAGAATTTTTAAAAGAAGTTTTAACTGATGGGGAAGATTTAACCAATGAAAAAGAACCATTGAGTCATGATATAAAACCAGGGAAAGAAATTGGTGAATCTGGAACAGATAACCGTGCTAAGTAA
- a CDS encoding DUF362 domain-containing protein has protein sequence MAKDGYSKVFLAKNADRISGIKKVLQYFELDTFRGKNVALKANFNSGDPFPASTHPETLKSLIDCLGKSGTGRITLIERSGMGNTRDVLEKLGIFKLSQEMGFEVVVLDEEERDSWVKIEKHGTHWLKGFYIPRIICDADMVVQTCCLKTHSFGGHFTLSLKNSVGLVAKKLPGSIYDYMAELHISPYQRSMIAEINNYYPVDLVLMDAMKIFVDGGPAKGTIAEPGLILASSDRVALDAVGVAILRYHGTTKAVSKGKIFELNQIHRAAELEVGISSPEEIELVPLDEESQELTPDLETILKN, from the coding sequence ATGGCTAAAGATGGTTATTCAAAGGTATTCCTGGCTAAGAATGCAGACAGAATATCTGGAATCAAAAAGGTACTCCAATACTTTGAACTTGATACTTTTAGAGGGAAAAACGTGGCTTTAAAGGCTAATTTCAATAGTGGAGATCCATTCCCTGCTTCAACCCATCCTGAAACATTGAAAAGTCTAATTGATTGTCTGGGAAAATCAGGAACTGGTAGAATAACTCTCATTGAGCGCAGTGGCATGGGAAACACCCGTGATGTCCTGGAAAAACTAGGCATCTTTAAACTATCCCAGGAAATGGGCTTTGAAGTAGTTGTTCTGGATGAAGAAGAACGTGATAGTTGGGTCAAGATTGAAAAACATGGAACACACTGGCTGAAAGGTTTCTACATTCCCAGGATAATATGTGATGCAGATATGGTTGTGCAAACTTGCTGCCTTAAAACTCACAGTTTTGGAGGTCATTTTACTCTCTCCCTAAAAAATTCGGTTGGTCTGGTTGCTAAAAAACTGCCAGGAAGTATTTATGATTACATGGCTGAACTCCACATCTCACCTTACCAGCGTTCAATGATAGCAGAGATAAACAATTATTATCCGGTTGATCTGGTTTTAATGGATGCCATGAAGATATTTGTTGATGGTGGTCCTGCTAAAGGAACAATAGCTGAACCCGGACTTATTTTAGCATCCAGTGACAGGGTTGCTCTTGATGCTGTGGGAGTGGCAATTCTCCGTTATCATGGGACTACCAAAGCAGTTTCTAAAGGTAAAATCTTCGAATTAAACCAGATCCATAGGGCTGCAGAACTGGAAGTTGGTATTTCATCCCCAGAAGAGATTGAACTGGTTCCACTGGATGAAGAAAGTCAGGAATTAACACCGGATCTAGAAACAATTCTTAAAAATTAA
- a CDS encoding MBL fold metallo-hydrolase, with the protein MVADAFATITQRRMTGGFRIDGIDGKNLHLDPGPGALVRSYQFGVNPLKLHGILVSHSHTDHYSDAEVLIEAMTRGMTRKKGLVIGSQSVINGYKQWGPCISHYHLSKPQVEVMEAGDILRKDDLKITATPTQHGDPKNIGFRLEWDGFILSYTSDTAYFEELQEHHRKADVLIASVIRPGNEKIRGHLCADEFQQLVDETSPKLAIMTHLGMKLITDHPVEEATRISKKTGVKTIAARDGMVIDLDNFRAKQQTLDKY; encoded by the coding sequence GTGGTGGCGGACGCTTTCGCCACCATAACTCAGCGCAGGATGACCGGCGGATTTAGAATCGACGGCATAGATGGTAAAAACCTGCACCTGGATCCGGGTCCCGGGGCTCTAGTAAGAAGCTACCAGTTCGGTGTGAACCCCCTTAAACTCCATGGAATCCTGGTATCACACTCCCACACCGACCACTATAGCGATGCTGAGGTCTTAATTGAAGCCATGACCCGGGGCATGACCCGGAAGAAGGGACTTGTAATTGGCAGCCAGAGCGTTATTAATGGATACAAGCAGTGGGGACCCTGTATATCTCATTACCATCTCTCCAAACCACAGGTTGAAGTTATGGAAGCAGGGGATATCCTGAGAAAAGATGATCTAAAAATCACTGCCACACCCACCCAGCACGGTGATCCTAAAAATATCGGTTTCCGTCTGGAATGGGATGGATTCATCCTATCCTACACCTCAGATACTGCTTACTTTGAAGAACTTCAAGAGCATCATCGAAAGGCCGATGTTCTCATTGCCAGTGTAATCCGGCCTGGAAATGAGAAGATCAGGGGCCATCTGTGCGCCGATGAATTCCAACAGTTAGTGGATGAAACTTCTCCCAAACTGGCTATTATGACCCACCTGGGAATGAAGCTCATTACTGACCATCCTGTGGAAGAGGCCACCAGAATTAGTAAAAAAACTGGTGTTAAAACCATCGCAGCCAGGGATGGTATGGTTATAGATCTGGACAATTTCCGGGCAAAACAGCAGACCCTGGATAAATACTAG
- a CDS encoding DUF2121 domain-containing protein: MSLIITYVGNKGCVMAGDKRSIGFLGNKEQRELLEEELYAGKIKTTEELHKRAAQLDINLKITDNVEKVRNLGDVLVGEVKLRTTLETRRKRIYGTSSGYHQIELTGSEIKKVQSGQSSIVVFGNRITKEIANKHLKKYWKSKTSLDEVGKIFKRIMEDVAQATPSVSQQYDIFIIHPRLDHKQAMELLRTTIISDVKELEKWREKLKQEMLEKTRDIQMASRILTQGEVGRVKKVEGDEVEVILSPGVEALNTKWDTLASAGETILMKMETPTPLSLGDLVVIEDENLCIKKDKTFLSCDIILCKSS; the protein is encoded by the coding sequence ATGAGCCTGATTATAACTTACGTTGGAAATAAAGGTTGCGTAATGGCCGGTGACAAACGCAGCATAGGTTTCCTCGGAAATAAGGAACAAAGAGAACTCCTGGAAGAAGAGCTCTATGCGGGTAAAATAAAAACCACAGAAGAACTCCACAAAAGAGCAGCACAGCTGGATATAAACCTTAAAATCACAGATAATGTGGAAAAAGTGCGTAATCTGGGTGACGTGCTGGTGGGTGAAGTTAAACTTCGAACCACCCTAGAAACCAGGCGAAAAAGGATATACGGTACCAGTAGCGGTTACCACCAGATTGAACTTACTGGATCCGAGATTAAAAAGGTTCAAAGTGGTCAAAGCTCAATTGTTGTCTTTGGGAATAGGATAACCAAGGAAATTGCCAATAAACACCTTAAAAAGTATTGGAAATCCAAAACAAGCTTGGATGAAGTTGGTAAAATATTTAAAAGAATCATGGAAGATGTGGCACAGGCCACGCCCTCGGTAAGTCAACAATACGATATTTTCATTATTCATCCCCGGCTGGATCATAAACAGGCCATGGAACTCTTGAGAACCACTATAATCAGTGATGTTAAGGAACTGGAAAAATGGCGTGAAAAACTCAAACAGGAAATGTTGGAAAAAACCAGGGATATTCAGATGGCTTCACGAATCTTAACCCAAGGTGAAGTGGGAAGGGTGAAGAAGGTGGAAGGAGATGAAGTGGAAGTAATACTTTCACCGGGTGTGGAGGCCTTAAACACAAAATGGGACACCCTTGCTAGTGCAGGAGAAACCATCCTGATGAAAATGGAAACTCCAACTCCCCTCAGTCTGGGTGACCTGGTAGTAATTGAAGATGAGAATCTGTGTATAAAAAAGGATAAAACCTTCCTAAGTTGTGATATCATCCTCTGTAAATCAAGTTAA
- a CDS encoding response regulator, which produces MEEEIKVLILEDVPLDAELIERELRKEGFDFTSHRVEREDEYVREVEEWQPHIILADHSLPQFDGVSALHIAQEKSSHTPFIFVSGKIGEEFAVEMLKKGATDYVLKHNLSKLGYAVRRALTEAQEHLERKIAQEALLESEKKYRALFEKTKNPILVFTEDGTFTDFNQAALDFLETEPIKLLKHKIHHFLSPESDPVDMKDWSTGRIVELPLNINDELKILELTITPVELGESNIIFGTGRDLTKQKRMENALKESEEKYRLLVENQTDMVVKFDPEGEVLFASPSYCEVLGRTEESILGSNFLPLVHQEDQKKTHRALEKLHRPPYVVFLEHRLLTMNGWRWIAWADKAIMDENGKLEAFVGVGRDITERKLAEDRIMRSLKEKELLLREIHHRVKNNLQIISTLLSLQSSQIEDQEVIDLYRESQNRILSIALIHENLYHSEDLTNINFANYVQNLIDDLFHSYGVDPDKIQINMQIKDVKIGIETAIPGGLIINELISNTLKHAFPQGEGEIYLELSKKDDDKYLLIVRDNGNPFPHEFKFDDTDTLGMKLISSLVNQLDGNITLDKDNKEFKIEFEELKYKERI; this is translated from the coding sequence ATGGAAGAAGAAATTAAAGTCTTGATCCTGGAAGATGTTCCTCTAGACGCGGAATTAATAGAAAGGGAACTTAGAAAAGAAGGTTTCGATTTTACCAGTCATCGTGTTGAGCGCGAAGATGAATACGTGAGGGAAGTGGAAGAATGGCAACCACATATTATACTGGCAGATCATTCATTACCCCAATTTGACGGTGTTTCCGCCCTTCACATAGCTCAGGAGAAATCATCCCACACACCATTCATATTCGTCAGCGGGAAGATAGGAGAAGAATTTGCGGTGGAAATGCTGAAAAAAGGAGCTACAGACTACGTACTCAAACATAACCTTTCTAAATTAGGATATGCTGTTCGAAGAGCTCTTACTGAAGCACAAGAACATCTGGAAAGAAAAATAGCCCAGGAAGCCCTATTGGAAAGTGAAAAAAAATACAGGGCCCTCTTTGAGAAAACCAAAAATCCCATTCTGGTATTTACTGAGGATGGCACCTTCACAGATTTTAACCAGGCTGCATTGGATTTTCTGGAAACAGAACCCATCAAACTCCTTAAACATAAAATTCATCACTTCCTTTCCCCGGAATCAGATCCGGTTGATATGAAAGACTGGTCCACGGGACGTATAGTGGAATTACCTCTAAATATTAATGACGAACTTAAAATACTGGAATTAACCATCACCCCCGTGGAACTGGGTGAAAGTAACATTATTTTCGGGACCGGACGAGATCTAACCAAACAAAAGAGGATGGAAAATGCCCTGAAAGAGAGTGAAGAGAAATATCGACTTCTGGTTGAAAATCAAACCGACATGGTGGTGAAATTCGATCCAGAAGGAGAAGTTCTCTTTGCCAGCCCTTCTTACTGCGAAGTTCTGGGACGTACCGAAGAAAGTATTCTGGGAAGCAACTTCCTACCCCTGGTACACCAGGAAGACCAGAAAAAAACTCACAGGGCATTGGAAAAACTGCATCGTCCCCCATACGTGGTTTTCCTGGAACACCGCCTGCTGACCATGAACGGCTGGCGCTGGATTGCTTGGGCAGATAAAGCAATAATGGATGAGAATGGCAAACTGGAAGCCTTTGTAGGTGTGGGACGTGACATAACAGAGCGTAAACTGGCTGAAGACAGGATAATGAGATCTTTAAAGGAAAAGGAATTATTACTCCGGGAAATCCATCACCGCGTGAAAAACAATCTCCAGATCATTTCCACCCTTCTAAGTCTACAATCATCCCAAATTGAAGACCAGGAAGTCATTGATCTGTACCGAGAAAGTCAGAACCGCATACTCTCCATAGCATTGATACATGAAAACCTTTACCACTCTGAAGATTTAACCAACATCAACTTTGCCAATTACGTGCAAAACCTCATTGACGATCTTTTCCACTCTTATGGTGTGGATCCCGACAAAATCCAGATTAACATGCAAATAAAAGATGTTAAAATAGGTATTGAAACCGCAATCCCTGGCGGTCTTATTATCAATGAACTGATTTCTAACACCCTGAAACACGCGTTTCCACAGGGTGAAGGCGAAATATATCTGGAATTATCCAAAAAAGACGATGACAAATACTTGTTAATAGTCCGAGATAATGGAAATCCATTCCCTCATGAATTTAAATTTGATGACACGGATACCCTGGGAATGAAACTAATTTCTAGCTTGGTGAATCAGTTAGATGGGAACATAACCCTGGATAAAGATAATAAAGAGTTTAAAATCGAGTTTGAGGAACTTAAATACAAGGAGCGGATCTGA
- a CDS encoding response regulator, protein MDFEEADILLVEDNPTDAELTMRALKRKNLANQVVWVKDGAEALEFIFATGQFAHRDVENFPKLILLDLRMPKVDGLEVLQKIKADERTSRIPVVVLTSSQEDRDIVESYKLGVNSYVSKPVEFDDFIEAVSTLGFYWMLINNPP, encoded by the coding sequence ATGGATTTTGAAGAGGCTGATATTTTACTGGTGGAAGATAATCCCACTGATGCCGAGCTTACCATGAGGGCACTTAAAAGGAAAAACCTGGCCAACCAGGTAGTCTGGGTAAAAGATGGGGCTGAAGCTCTGGAATTTATATTCGCAACCGGACAGTTTGCCCATAGGGATGTTGAAAACTTTCCTAAACTCATATTACTGGATCTGCGAATGCCCAAAGTAGATGGGCTGGAAGTCTTGCAGAAGATCAAAGCTGATGAGCGAACCAGCCGCATACCCGTGGTTGTTCTAACTTCCTCCCAGGAGGACCGGGATATAGTAGAAAGTTACAAGTTAGGAGTAAATAGCTATGTCAGCAAACCAGTGGAATTCGATGATTTCATCGAAGCAGTATCCACCCTGGGATTCTACTGGATGCTCATCAACAATCCACCCTAA
- the aroC gene encoding chorismate synthase: MAGNTTGDFFAVTTFGSSHGRALGAVIDGCPAGLELSVEDIQSELDRRRPGTSKITTSRGETDQVEVLSGIFQGKTDGTPITGVVYNKDADSSVYEPFKNKPRPGHGDYTWTARYGFYDYRGGGRGSGRTTIGHVIGGAVAKKLLELVEIKVVSHVTQVADVKANHVAYGLIEEYASGNPVRCADEKAAILMEGKILEAKEKGDSVGGVVETLAFGVPAGLGEPVFDKLDADLARALMGIGSVKGVEIGFGFQLAESTASVTNDEYYLEGKEIKTTTNTSGGIIGGISNGMPIVARMAVKPTPSISTVQKTVDLEKREETEIRIKGRHDPCICPRVTPVAESAMAMVLADHLLRSGFINPRHV, from the coding sequence ATGGCAGGAAATACAACCGGTGATTTTTTCGCCGTCACCACATTTGGAAGCAGTCATGGGAGGGCCCTTGGTGCAGTAATTGATGGTTGCCCCGCAGGATTAGAACTATCAGTTGAGGATATACAGTCAGAGTTAGACAGGCGACGACCTGGAACCAGTAAAATAACCACCTCTAGGGGGGAAACAGACCAGGTTGAAGTTTTATCAGGGATTTTCCAGGGAAAAACAGATGGCACGCCCATAACTGGTGTTGTGTACAATAAGGATGCAGATTCATCCGTCTATGAACCATTTAAAAATAAACCAAGACCCGGTCACGGTGACTACACCTGGACTGCCCGGTACGGATTTTATGATTACCGCGGAGGTGGCAGAGGCAGTGGTCGAACCACCATTGGTCATGTGATTGGTGGAGCTGTTGCCAAAAAGCTCCTTGAACTGGTGGAGATTAAGGTGGTCTCCCATGTAACCCAGGTAGCTGATGTGAAGGCCAACCACGTTGCCTATGGACTTATTGAAGAATATGCTTCCGGGAACCCGGTTCGATGCGCTGATGAAAAGGCAGCAATCTTAATGGAGGGAAAGATCCTGGAAGCCAAAGAAAAAGGAGACTCTGTGGGGGGAGTGGTGGAAACATTGGCCTTCGGTGTTCCTGCCGGTCTGGGAGAACCTGTTTTTGACAAGTTAGATGCAGACCTGGCCCGGGCCCTCATGGGAATCGGATCAGTGAAGGGTGTGGAGATTGGTTTCGGATTTCAGTTAGCAGAATCCACAGCCAGTGTGACCAATGATGAGTACTACCTGGAAGGAAAAGAAATAAAAACCACCACCAACACCAGTGGGGGCATCATTGGTGGAATATCCAATGGTATGCCTATAGTGGCCAGAATGGCAGTCAAACCCACCCCCTCTATCAGCACTGTTCAAAAAACAGTTGATCTGGAAAAAAGGGAGGAAACCGAAATCAGGATAAAAGGCAGGCACGACCCATGCATCTGTCCCAGGGTCACACCTGTGGCTGAATCTGCAATGGCAATGGTCTTGGCTGATCACCTGTTAAGATCCGGCTTTATAAACCCCAGACATGTATAA